GGTTAGAGAAGACCTGATTCCAGAGACGTTTATTATGATTGCCTTTTTTCATTGAAACATGCATTCTCTGTGCATGTCTTCTGCCTGATTTTAGCCTTCTTAACAGCTAAAACTTAGCTCTTCTTCTTTATTGTTTTCAATGCATGGACTGAGTTTCCTTAACACATCAACAGCCCTGACGTGGGCTTTGTCATAGGGCTGCACAGGGGGTTCAGCACAAAAGGTTGAAGAATTGCTGTATTCAAGTTTTTGTTACTTGTGAAGTTGGTCAGTGAGATACTTGGGTTTGAGAGCACTTCCACCATTCTTAAAGTAAGAGGGGTTTATATCTTGAGTTCTGTTGGAGTAGTGAACATAGGGTACTTTCCCTTTAGAGGAGGAgtaatacatattttttcagtgctgaTTTAATATGGATTCTGAACAAGTTGTTGCCCTAAACATTGCCCCTGCAGACGCCCCAGTTCTCTCATTTTGGTTTACAGTGCTTTGGACTGGTGTTTAGCATAGGGCATAGGTCAAGTTTTTGGCCAACTTTCTTGCACTGTACATGGAAACTAAATTATTCTAACTATTCTGTTGTAATTCTTCAGTGCTCTTGAATAGTTTTCTGTGTCAAAAAAGACAGACGATTAGAtcactgggaaaaaagaaagcataataataaaatggcCCAGGTTGGTGTAGCAAAAAGAATATGAGGTGACCATTCAGCAGCCTTAGTGGCTTCCATGGGAGTGCACTGGCATCTGTGGCTTGGGTAGCCTTTGCAGTGAAGGTGTTCCTACTTAAATAGGCTCTGTTCTGCAATAGAAATGTAATACAGTCAGTGTATGAATGGAATGAAAACTTACATAAGACTTTGGGAAATAGGGGAGCATGAGAAGAGACTTGGAAAAACACTTGTATGGGGGGAGAACAGAGAAAGAACAGACCCAGACTCATTTTAGTGGTGACAGGTGACAAGACCAGAGGCAATGCCCTCAGAGATcatcaggaaacactttttcatTATGAGGATGAcagagcactggcacaggttgcccagagaggttgtggagtctccattATTGGATAAATTCAGAAGAAGCCATTTGGACACAGTCCTGGGCAAGCagctctgtgtgtccctgcttgagcaggagaGTTTGACCCAGATGACTTCcagaggttccttccaacttAAACTGCTCTGTAATTTAAAATAGTACTCTTTCCTATACTGTATCCTTATTTCTGTTCTTGCTCTCTAAAATCTGTATCCTAAAAAAACACGTGGAAGTGCACCCATGTCATTCAGAAGCATGTCAGTGCGTGCAGGTCTCAGATAAATGGCACGTTGTCAGACAAATGTAAGACTAGAGAACATTCCTAACTGCTCAGGAGTCCTAGAACTGTGTAAGCTCTTGATGAAAACTACCAAACTCTCCATGGCCCAGAATTAGATTAAgtcctttcaggaaaacagagaaTATAAAAGGTGGCATGGATTATTTATTGCTCACCTCTGCTATAGCCTTTACAATATATCATGAAACCTTGCTACAGCTATACCTGTATCTTCCAATATAAAGTCTTTATTATTCCTCTTCACATGTAGGGCATTTAAGGATATCAGTTTACAGATGATACACCGAAAAGAACAGCTGCTCCAGACAAAGAGGgaatttttaataaatcaaaTAGATTTATTTGCAAAAGCAGTTGAAACAAAGTACAATTGCTAACTATCAAATAGCTACGGAAGGCAAAATAATAGCAAAATAGGCATGCAGATTTGACAAGGAAAAGCTAAGTTATGGAAATACTTACCATGAATTGTGGAATTGATCTGTGCAGCTAAGACATGGAAAGGTCTGTAAGGGAAAAAGTAATAAAAGTTGTACAGTATTTCCAATCAGTCTTTTCTCCATCAGCCTCTTTTTGAGAGCTTTTTTGACTCTTTTTCTACCAATAAAATTGGTAGAAAACACTCACCAAGACTAAATATGAATCATCGAATCCTTTATCTGGATGGGTCAGTATGAAATAGTGGGAATCGTGTTCCTCTTTTATGTTGTAAACCACACAATAAGCAAGAAATTAAcactaaataaaatattagtgtGTTCAAAATCATTCATCTTTCTGTAATTCCTGTTCTTATAGGAAAGTCGTCCTTGGTGAAGTATTTATCAACGCTAGTTTTATATTGGACTTGAAACTGTGGTGAGGGCACAATGCTTTCAAACTGGCGGTGGCAGTCATATTGTCTGCTTTGGGATATAGACAGGATAAGCAAAGGTAATCCCTGGACAGACCAACAGATGTAATTGAAGTATTTGCCCTTGCAATATTTCCATTAGAATTTCTAAATCCGGTAATAGACACATGGTCTAAGTTCTTCACTGATGATACATACTTCACTTCAGTATGCAAGTGTCTTGGCAATGCTAAGGTTTTCATTAAATCATTGCTGCTTAGTAAGAAGAGTGTAGTGTGGCAACTGCAAAATCACCCTCAGTTACTGGAGGAAATGATGCAAGTGGAAGTCAGTGGAGGGGGCTTCTTTGTTCTAAATACACTTCTAAAGTTTTATTATTGGCTAGTTGTGGATTACTTTTAACATCAAGTCTCAAGTATAGCTTGTATATTCCCACAAACTTTCCCTTTGATTTGAAATTTTCTCAATTTGAAAACTGTATGAAGTTTGGAATTAAACTTAACTCTAGGTatttaaagaaaaccaaaatgagCTGCTTAGAGACAGCTAAAAATTCTGTGCAGGAACATTTTCTGATGGAAAAGGATTTTCATCAGAACTACAATTTTATTACAggaaaatgttacttttttCAAGACCTCCAAATGTGTATTTTCTGAATacagaagaaataattaaaatttgatGTTTCCATAGAAGACCACCTTAAAAATAACTTGTTAGAATACCTTATTTTGGCAATACTGATTCAAAATTCTGCTTCTTACATTTTGATTCAGAATtgtatataaaaagaaaatgttaaaatccGTTACAAATCAAAatgatatattaaaaaatagattATTAATGTGTTTTAatgtgcaaatattttaattctacaGCAAAATTCTTGATGAAttgtggaggttttttttaaattaatgttttatggtaaagggaaaaatgaactcttgctttAGTCTCTTGTTTATTATGGTATTAACCAGAGCGTTCTTACTCTGGCTATTGTAAATTTGAACATAATTATCAAACTGTATTAACAgtgttaaaaatatgtattttgatAACAACACCATACATTTTCTCAATATATAATTTCATATATTTCTCAGTAAATCATTTCTGTAATAAGAAGTAATGGGAATAGATCATGATTTTTAAGAGTGATGAAATAATTATCAATATTTTTTATAACCTTCCCAAATATATTTAATCACTTTAGTACTACAACATTTTTATGTGGAATATATAGTTTTTATTCAAGCAGCTCAACTGTAACTGTGTAACAAGAAGGTATTTTACAACAGTAAACATGTCCTGAATAATTTTCTAACAACCCatttttacatgtttttcttcttcttttgaaGCATAGAGATAGTCCTGAAAACAATCCAGATACTCCATTTGAGTTCACAGCTGAAAATCTAAAGGTATGCAGACAAAAAAGAAGTTCAATACACAGACTTTGTCTTTAGAGCAGtactgatttgttttccttctttccccttAACAAGCGAATAGAAGCGATCATAAACAACTACCCAGAGGGACACAAGTCTGCAGCTGTCATGGCAGTACTGGATTTGGCCCAAAGACAGCATGGATGGCTGCCCATATCAGCTATGAACAAGGTATTTAGTACTTGATTATCTTTCAAGCataattttattgttttctttcagtatCTAACTAGAATAATAACATTAATTAATGAAAGCTTGCTAACATGGGAATTTACATGTGGCACAGTATTGTGAGAATTCCCTATGagattacatttttaaaaataaaagggaaaactAATGCAGAAAACGCAGGGCTCTGTTTATATAATATTAGCTCGTTGCTAGAAACTACAGgcagagcaaataaaaaattagaTAAAACCTATTCAGATAGGCTCTTCTCCCAGAGTGATAGTAGAATGAGGAACAGAAACTTGATTTGGTTCACTGCTGAATGTGGGGGACGAAAAAAAGGTAATGTCAGTGCAGTTTTCTTCTTCCCAGATTAATGACATTTCACACATTGCCTGGATTATACTTAATCTCTAGAGCTGTAAGGACTCTGCAGGGCAGTGTTAGTGTAGTCGGTGTCAGGAGTGTTGAGTAACACCTCACAGCAAGTGCCCAGAAGACTTCTCATGTTAATTATTAAAATTGTTTCAAAATAACCAGGCAAACAACTACATTGCTCCAAAGTGAGAGGCTGCATGACAGTAACCAAAtaccaagaaataaaaaaatctggctTATATTCATATGAATAAATCTGTTGTACTTTGTGTTACCATCTGGCATATCATCAATTCTAAAGTGTAAAgttttaaattcagtttaaGGTGAGGATTGTGAGCATTAGAGGAATGACTGAAGGAGGTGAATGAACATTTAAAGAAAGGCAACTACAGTTTCTACAGCATAACAAAGCCTCAAAGCTCCATTAATGCTGGCAGTGTATATTAGTTTATTTAAGTTTCAGGTTGATACTGTGTTTAAAATTATCTTAAGGCTTTTAAGTGAACAAATGTTTTCCATGATTTCTTATTTGCTTGCTAGAGAAACTGGAAGGTAAAACAGTTACTCTGTTGAAACCAGAGCCAGTTCTCAACTTGAGCAGTGTGCCAGGGTTCCATGATAATGAGATCAGGGATACCTGCACAAGAACTGGCTCCATGCAGATCATGCTCCACTCCCTACTTATTAGCTGTGACAGGAATCTGCAGATGTGGCCCTGGTGTGGCACAGAACCTGCTCTGTATGAATTAGATAAGCACAGTACCAGCTTACAAGTATTCCTTACCAAAAGGTTTCCATGCATTAGTGTGGGTGGGCTCATACGGGTTGGTTCATTGACACAGCCCAAGTGCAGTGTGAGCTAGAGCTGACAAGGAAAGCCCAAACCCAGCTGACTCCTCACATCCCCTTGTGTCTGACAAAAGATGCTGTAGGGGAGCTGACTCGAGCTCCTCGCTGTGCTGATCCATGGCTTAGCAGAGTTTGTGCTCAAGCAGGGTGATGCCAGTCAGAGAACTCAGGTGTCTGGTCTTGGCACTTGGAATACATTTGTGCTTTGATACCCACCCCCACCCTCTTACTTACCTGTTACTGCAAACAGGACAGGTGACTTCACTGAAATGGTTTGCTAATTGCCTTTACTGCTGCCCTCTGAGAATTCAATATAGCATGTTTTTGCCTGTCACAGGTTGCTGAAGTTTTAGAAATGCCTCCCATGAGAGTCTATGAAGTAGCAACCTTCTACACCATGTACAATCGCAAACCTGTTGGAAAATACCACATTCAGGTCTGCACCACCACACCATGCATGCTGCGAGACTCTGACAGCATTTTAGAAGCCATTAAGAAGAAACTTGGTATGACACAAATTTGTGatacacttttatttttttacctttgtTTAATGATACTAAAGTAAAATTCTTCATATAGTGGAAGAAAAAACTGGCCTTGTTCAACTTCATAAGGTTCACACGAGCCTACCTCTTTATCCTGTTAAGATCCCTCTGGATGATAACATGATGTTAACATAATTTATGAATTCTCCATGGGAAAAGTCAATTGAGAATGGGGCATCATGGGACATAAGGAGTACTCAGGGGTTTTGTGtgtgggttggggttttttcctcctttttgaGTGGTTATGGGTAGCAGAGAGGGCAAGATCAACTGACAACTCTTCCCCTGATATGAAAAGTTTGTTAACTTTTTCTAAGAACCAGTGATAAGAGCTGCAGAACAGCTGCCTGTTATCTGTCATTTCATATACTCTGTTGTCTGAAAAAAGGCATATTTAGATGAAATGTCTTGTTACTGCATAGATAGCTTAATTTCAACTGAAACTCTCAGCTTGAGAAATCAAAGCAGTAAGGATGATTCTGTAGATTTTACTGAGACAGGCCTTACTTAAAACTTTCATTATTTCCAATGCTACTAGTAAATGGAGGAAAACTGCCTTTCAGTATTCTTCCTTCCATGGAATATTTTGTAGAGATCAGCCCCTGAGATGTTACTTGGACTAACTTGCCTCCTGGGGAAGGTCTGTATCTCTAGCAGTAGAACAGTAAGATGCCATGGATGCTAAGTATGTGTACAGTTTGGTAAATCATCTTTTGTGTGTAAACTTGAAAGTTTATGAATTTGTAGCTAACAGTATTTGGATGTTGGTTAATTTGGGAATATTCAACACTGTAAATGAATGCATTTCCTATCAGCACGTAAAAGCTATGTGTCcctattttttcattttattgtaTTGATTACTAAAAATGTTCTTGAGTAGATCTGTTGCATTTCTTAGAATTGTCATTTCGTGGTTATTTTCCAATGATTCATACCTGTAAACAAGGTCTCAAAAATGTATCTGAAAATTTACTTAATGTTTTATTAGAAACTTCTGGGTGTGGAAACATTTTGGACTCATTTAAAGGGGTTTAACTTTGCAAATGTTTTTAAGGCCCAACTACAAGTAATGCAATGTCCCTGGTGCACTTAGATTTATGCTTCATTACTCTTGTTCATAACCATTGCTGAACCTAATTAATTTATTGGTTTAGGTATTAAAGTTGGAGAAACAACACCCGATAAGCTCTTCACGCTGATAGAAGTGGAATGTTTAGGTGCTTGTGTAAACGCACCCATGGTACAAATAAATGACAATTACTATGTAAGTACTGCATTCTCTTTGAAATGATTAATCTTCTTTGCTGACTTACCTGTATTTTTCAGTTGTTCCAGATTGTGAAGTTGTTGTCAGTTTTCCAGTTCCTACTGACAGAACAGCTCCTTTCCTACAGCATCTTTTAGTTTCTTGCCCTCTTGCTAGAAAACTTCATTTGTATCAGGTGTATGagtgtatttttcattttagttaCTGTCTTTATTATACAAGAGGAACAATTTGTGTGATTTTTGTGATTGTGGTCTGCCTGTAAATCTGGAATTTTGAAATAGGTATTTGATAAGcttttgaaagcattttaaagCAGTCTGTTGGAAAGTATGGACTGATTTAAGCAGTGTTGTCTTGAACTGTACCCAAAATTTTTTTGTTGCAGCCGACACCGTTCTGCATGACACACATCATGTGTCATGGCATATGTGTAGTAGTAGGCAGAGATCCAGCTCCCTAATAATCAGGAAGCTGAAAACACAAACCCTTGACCTCTATCAACATTGTTTgttttaacataatttctgcAACTACACATGAAATAAAGTCTCAACATTAAAATGACAGCAGACTTTTCAATTTCCCTCATTCTTTAAACCATATGTGTGTTAATTGATAGGATCAAAATTACCTGTGCTAGGGTCACATTGATCTGATAAATCTGAAGTGCTGCATTTAGCATAACTGATGACTCTCTCAGTTTTGTCAATTagttaattttttgttttacaggAAGATTTGACACCCAAAGATATTGAAGACATAATTGATGAGCTAAAGGCTGGCAAAGTTCCCAAACCAGGCCCAAGGTATGCTATGTTTATAATAAGCTAAAATACGTAATTGCCTGTATTTATAAACTACATATATTATATTGGTCACCTACACAAATGGTGATTCTTCTGAGAAACTAAATTACTTTACCAGTGATTTGAGTTCACAGCCTACAGCTAAAAAGCATTAATTAATTTACTGAACAGAAGTGCATGCATTCAAAGCCACAACAAACTGGAAAGAACTGAGAATTTGCATTGTTCTTGATGACTGACCAGAGGAGAATGAAATGTGAAAACATGAATTCTGATTTGTCTTAGTACTTAATAGGTGAATGATGTCACCTGTCGGAATTTTTGTCTAGATCATTTAAACCAACAAATTTGTGCTGGTTGGCTGGGTTGTTGGTTATGTTggttttttctgatttctgatAAAAACCAAAGACTGTAAGTTTGTGAGAGGGGAGTTACTTCTGAAGTGTTCTCATCTCTTATTACCACTGTTCTTTGTTAGCCCACCTACATTTGTGTCAATGGGGAAATTAATTTGACTTGGGTGTTGCCTATTCCTATTGTTTCTATAAAGATGTTTTGAATATAAGAACAATAATCTTAAAACAGTTACAGTTTCAGAAAAACACAGGGAAGCACTGGTAACAAAACTGTGATTATAAAATTTGATGGTGTCTGGCCAACCTATAAAtgaatataaaagaaaacaagtggTCCTAGCTTGCATTTCAGTTACGAAATTTTTTGGCAATACTTGACTTTAGAATCCTTTCACTTTAACAGCTACATCACACTTTTTCTGAAGGTTGAATGGGAAGAACAAAAAATAGTGGCTTCAGCCTTAAGTGATTTGTGACTGTCTTCTATCCAACAATTAAACAGAATCTGAGTTACTATCAATACCAGCAATGAATAAACTGCTTTCATTTTTCAGGAGTGGACGTTTTTCTTGTGAGCCAGCTGGTGGCCTTACTTCCCTGACTGAACCACCCAAAGGACCAGGTTTTGGAGTTCGAGATGATCtctaaggatttttttaatataagatGAACTGTCTGAAAAGAATAAAGTATCTTAAATCTCAGTAAAATTATGTACATTCTAATGTTttggtttaaaagaaaaataacagcaagTAGACTGTCTAACTTACTGTGGTTTTAACTACAGCAGAATTTAATCATAATTCCAGATTGTAAGAAAAATGGTTCCTGTAGACTGTGTAAAGTGACTCCCTGAAAGTGTCCACTTACGGTCAAAGAGAGATGAAAAGTTACATCTTTTGATCTGTCATTGAAAATTCTTTCAGCTTTTTCTAAAGCTCTTTGAAGAAGCAACAAAACTAAATTACAAATCTGGCAAATGCACAAGGAACAGAATTGAAAGGAAATTATCTGACAAAACTTCATCATGTTACTTTTATTGGCAATTTATAatcaaacaaacacacacaaacaagAAAGGTTATCTGAGCCATGTTGTATAAAAAATTTTGTAGGTTCAGTTAGAAGTGGTTCTTCTTAAGCTTAATTCTTCTTAGTATCATTCTGTATTCAGGAAAAATCTAAAGCCCCAAAGAGCAGCAGTATTCTACTAAAAGAATTAATAGCAATAAAAACCAACTAACTTCCTGCGCAAGTTTATTTAGTACAGACAACGTATGGAGTTGGGGGAAGATAGAATATACCAAAACAGTTCAGCATGTGCTTAAGGGTCATAATATCTGACACTGGATCTTTGATTCACAGTTCTTTCTTTGACCTTATTACCGTGCACCAGCTACTTTCAAGAACTAGTATCTGTGAAATTGAGGAATTTCTTCCAATATAAAAATctgaagataattttttaaaaaactgagtGCATACTGACACCTCATACCTGTACTTATAAAACTGGGCAAATGCTTTAGCTATACAAGCATACATTTCCATGTAAATTAGGAAATGTGGACACATCAGTCACCTGAGACCATGCTGTGTTTGCCTCATCTCAAATCTGTCATGGAACTTATATTTGCATTACAACTGATGAGATAGATGAAGCTTAACTGTataatttgtaattttattcTATATTATATTTAGTTTGATAGTCTGATTAATAGTACTTCACCAAACCATTCTCCCTCTTTGGAGTTAAATTCTGTTTTTACAGATTGCCTGCATAATGGCTATCTTGTGTAGTCTGTTGATGCACCACCTTTATTTCAACACGCTCTGTGAAGTTTCTTCACACACCATTAAAAAAGCAGTATTACTGTTGGTAGTTCTGGGAACATAATATATCTGTAAATAATTTGTATGAGAAACTTGCTATCTCTTCCATATTACtatatttataaaatgaaataattgaaTTGCAtacaaatggaaaagaaaatccaataCATACGTACAACTCATGAGTAAAACAGCTTCCAAAcaagcatgaaaaaaaatcttgtgtaGAAGTAGTCCAGAACATAGTGCACAGAAGAAAATAGTACATGGATTGAAATCTTATCTGTCATTTAAAGTCTCTGAATGCTCTTCTGAAAGGTCACTCCATGTTTGTAATAGCCTCAGGCCTTGTAGCAGGCCAGGCATCTGGCACTGTGTGGCACTTCTCTAGAGACATGAGGCAGACGGCATCTCACATCTTGATGCAAAGACAGACTCATTTTAGTATCCAAGTCTGACTACACTGTTTGTTCCATTTTAACAGCAAAACTGTATTCTAGTTCTTAAAGCCTTACCTTATTCTAACCTTTGAACTATATGCTGAATACAAGCGAGGATG
This sequence is a window from Anomalospiza imberbis isolate Cuckoo-Finch-1a 21T00152 chromosome 1, ASM3175350v1, whole genome shotgun sequence. Protein-coding genes within it:
- the NDUFV2 gene encoding NADH dehydrogenase [ubiquinone] flavoprotein 2, mitochondrial; this translates as MLLCAALRAAAARSARQIRYLHGTAERNATGALFVHRDSPENNPDTPFEFTAENLKRIEAIINNYPEGHKSAAVMAVLDLAQRQHGWLPISAMNKVAEVLEMPPMRVYEVATFYTMYNRKPVGKYHIQVCTTTPCMLRDSDSILEAIKKKLGIKVGETTPDKLFTLIEVECLGACVNAPMVQINDNYYEDLTPKDIEDIIDELKAGKVPKPGPRSGRFSCEPAGGLTSLTEPPKGPGFGVRDDL